GTCGCCCATCAATTGATAAACCGGATAAATGGCCCCGGACAGCATCATGGTCTGGGTACCAACTTCAAAGACCTGCAGGATGTGCGGTTGTTTTCCGGCCCGTACCGCGGCGATACCGGCGTTGACCACCTCATCGTATTCGCCCTTGTAGGTGGGGATGACTTTATATTCGGATTGGGAGTTGTTAAAGCTGTCGACAATCTTTTGTACCGTCTCCCCCCGGGCCCCGCGCATGGCATGCCACCAGTGAATTTCGATCGGCTTGGCAAAAACGGAATTTGCCGACCCGATCAGCATACAGAAACCCAGGAAAAGCCATAAACATTTCGCCTTTGACATGTTGACCTCCTCGAAGTTGTTTGGTCCTGCATTCAAACACAAAATACTTGCAAGCTGCGGATGGATTAGGCACAGTGAGATGATTTCAAGATTCTTGAACTCTTGTTTTTCCATCTCAAGTAAAGACCAAGAGCAAAGCTTCGTCAACGGTCTTTCAGAAAAAAAACAACCCGCTATAGATTAAGGGATTAGCACCTGATTAAGCTATAATAAAAACCGGTTTGATTCATTCTCCCCGCTTCCACTGGAGTGATCCTCATGGCCAATGTGATTCTGCGCGACGTTGTCAAAAAGTATGGCAAGCTGGAGGTTGTCCACGGTATCAACCTGAATGTTATCGATAAGGAATTCGTCGTCCTGGTCGGCCCTTCCGGGTGCGGTAAATCAACGGTACTGAGAATGATTGCCGGGCTGGAGGAGATCACCGGCGGAACGATTGAAATCGGCGACAGGGTGGTCAACGAGCTGGCTCCGAAGGATCGCGATGCCGCGATGGTGTTTCAGAACTATGCCCTGTATCCACACATGAACGTCTACAAGAACATGTCCTTCGGCCTGACCCTGCGCAAGATGCCCAAAGATGAGATCGACCAACGGGTCAAGGAGGCCGCCGGGATCCTGGAGTTGCAGGAACTGCTGCACAGAAAGCCCCATGAGCTGTCCGGTGGCCAACGCCAGCGGGTTGCCATGGGACGGGCCATTGTCCGCCGCCCGGCGGTCTACCTGTTCGACGAACCCCTCTCCAATCTCGATGCCAAATTGCGCACCCAGATGCGCCTGGAAATCAAGCAGCTCCACCAACAGGTTGAAAACACCATCATCTACGTCACCCATGACCAGGTCGAAGCGATGACCCTGGCTGATCGCATCGTAGTCATGCGGGACGGCTATATTGAGCAGGTCGGCAACCCGCTGGAGATCTTCCAGAAACCGGCCAATTCGTTCGTGGCCGGATTTATCGGCTCCCCGCCCATGAACCTGGTTCCCGCGGTTATTGTCAATGGTGGAGAC
This genomic window from Pelobacter seleniigenes DSM 18267 contains:
- a CDS encoding ABC transporter ATP-binding protein, with protein sequence MANVILRDVVKKYGKLEVVHGINLNVIDKEFVVLVGPSGCGKSTVLRMIAGLEEITGGTIEIGDRVVNELAPKDRDAAMVFQNYALYPHMNVYKNMSFGLTLRKMPKDEIDQRVKEAAGILELQELLHRKPHELSGGQRQRVAMGRAIVRRPAVYLFDEPLSNLDAKLRTQMRLEIKQLHQQVENTIIYVTHDQVEAMTLADRIVVMRDGYIEQVGNPLEIFQKPANSFVAGFIGSPPMNLVPAVIVNGGDQQKLRLSEQLEIPIPERSSATLSDGQKVLMGLRTEDLAIADGTQPQPHGTPFSFAVPGTVRIVEPLGNETNLHLDLCGAALVAKVEGRRLFAPEEQLAMVLNLTHLHIFDAASEQSIY